Within the Clostridium scatologenes genome, the region TATGTCTAAGTATCCGGCCATGGATTTATCAAAGCCAACTATTCCAATAACAGGAGTGTTAAATTTGCCAGTTTCTTTCAAACTTTTTAGTACTGGCTTAACTATATTAATTGGTACAGCAAAGCCTATACCTTCAGCACTTGTAATTTTTGCGGAATTTATAGCTATGACTTCTCCATTTATATTAGAAAGAGGGCCACCGCTATTGCCAGGATTAATAGAAGCATCTGTTTGAATTAAATCTTCCATAAAGGTACCTTCACTAGCTTGAATGGTTCTATTTATGGCACTTATAATTCCTGAAGTAACAGTTCTTTGAAATTTTAATCCCAATGGATTTCCTATAGCAATAGCAGTTTCGCCTATTCTAACTTTGGAGGAATCTCCTAATTGTACAGGAGTAAGGTTTTTTTCATTTACTTTAATTATTGAAAGGTCTAAGCCTTCATTTGACCATACAGGATTTGCAGAAACATCCCTCCCATCATATAGAGAAACCTTTATACTTTTAGCATCAGTTCCAGCTACATGATTATTAGTAAGTATGTAACCACTACCATCAATTATCATTCCGGAGCCTACACCTTGAACTTCTTTATTTCTATTGCTTGCAAAGGTAGTTGTAATACCAACTACAGATGGTATTATTTTTTCTGCAGCAGTTGTTATAGGAGAAACATTTGAAGAGTTAGTATTTGGAGTGCTTTCCTGAGCACTTGAACTATTTTTATTAAAACTACATCCACTAAAAGTAGAAGTAATTAAAAGATTTATTAAAATTGTAGAAATTGCTTTAAATATTTTCGAGATAATCACCACCTTACAATATTTTGAAAATTATATTTAAATATAAATTATAAATAAAATAACTTGCAAGAATTATAATTTTGGATGAATATCTTCTAATCTATGAGGCAAATCCAAATTAGGGTTAGTTAAATCACCACCAGCATTTTTTATAATATCTTTAGCTTTATCAGCATCTTTTTCATCTAAATTTATAATTACTCTATAATTTACATCTGTTATTTCTTCAAAGCCACCCATGCCGCTTACCATAGGACTTGCTGCAACTAAAGGCCTTTTAGAAGGATCATCAGAAAGTCCACCAGAATTTATCACAAGAGATGATAAAGTTTCAGCTTCATTTATTGCTTTTGGAGGATCATTTCTATCATTATATTCCACATAATGATCATTTAAATCTACTACTGATTTATTAAAACCTTCTGATTTTAATTTTTCAACGGCACTGTTAGCATTTTTTATACCACTAAAAAAAGCTTCAATTTTCATTATAATCAACCTCTTTTCATGTAATTTTATAAATATTTTTTCACTTCAGTGCAAATATTATTCTAAATTATATAGGTCAAAGTTTAAAATTATCTCAATTGAATTCAAATATAAGGTGTATAATATTAATAAGAATGAAAGAATTTAAATAGAATTTTTATATAAAAGGAGAAGTTTGAATGCAAATAAAAGTTTATACATTAAATGCTTTTGCAAAAACACATAATGGAGGAAATCCTGCTGGAGTTATTTTAAATGCAGATTCTTTATCAGTAAATGATATGCAAAAAATTGCAGAAAAGGTTGGATTCTCAGAAACAGCTTTTGTTAAGAAATCAAATAATGCTGATTTTAAAATTAACTTTTTTACTCCTAATAAGGAAGTTGATTTATGTGGACATGCTACCATTGGAACCTTCTATTTACTAGCAAGTAAAGGAATAATAAAATCAGGTCAGTACACTCAGGAAACTAAAGCTGGCATTTTAAAAGTGGAATGTAGAAATAATAACATGATATATATGAATCAAACGAAGCCTAAATTTTACGAAGTGTTAAATAAAGTATATATAGCTGATTCATTAAATATAGATGAAGAGGAGATCATGAATGATATTCCCATTCAAATTGTGTCTACAGGATTAAAGGATATTTTAATTCCAATTAAATCATTGAAGTCATTATATAAAATAAAGCCTGATTTTGAGAAAATATCCTATATTAGCAAAAATCAAAATGTTGTTGGATATCATGTTTTTACATTAGAAACAGAACATGATTCTACTGCTCACTGCAGAAATTTTGCACCTTTATATCATATTGATGAGGAAGCTGCAACAGGTACATCAAATGGTGCATTAAGCTGTTATTTATACAAATATGGACTTGTTTCACAAAAAAATGTTGAAAGTTTGTCTTTCGAGCAAGGATATTCTATGAAAAAACCATCAGAGATTTTAGCTAGTTTGATAGTTGATAATGAAGAAATTAATGAAGTAAAAGTTGGTGGAATTGCTTTAAATATTAAAGAAATAAATATTGAATTGTGATAATGTACAAAAAATTGCATAACTTCACATAATGCTATATAAGAAATGCAAATGATGGTAGAATCGAAAATAATCTTCCATCATTTGAGATGGGTTTTGGATTAGCTATTTTATATATGAATGCTACGATAATCTATACTGCTATATTTTCTTTCTTTTTGTTTTAAATTTATAATCTTCTTTGTAATATTAATAAACTCGTTAGTTGCCTTCGTAAGATACTCTCCACGCCTGTAGGCTGCCACTAGAGTCAAAGTTACATTATCTATTAAAAAAATTATTATATTGATTTGCATCTACGTTTAAAAGCCATACAACATTTTCAGGTACTAAAGTAAATCCCATACCAGCAGCAGCAATACAATATGCGGTGTCAAGATTTTTAATTTCCATAAGAACATTTGGTTTGAAATTAGCTCTTTTGAATATCTCATCCATCAAAAGTCTCATTCTCTGTCCATCTTCTAACAAAATAAAGGGCTCATCCTTTAAAGAATTAAAATCAATTTTACAGTTATCTCCTGAAAACATTTTAGAATCACATATCCGATGATCTTTTGGAGCTACAAGAAACACCCTTTCAGTAGCTATGGTTTCATATAGAATTTTTTCATTTTGCATTGGAAGATTTAAGATAGCAATATCTATTTTACCATTTATGAGCATTTCCTCTAATCGCATAGTTACATCTTCTTTTATTACTATTTCTATTTCAGGATATTGCCTATGAAATTCTGGTAATACCAAAGGTAATACATGTCTTCCGGCCTGATGAGGAACGCCCATTACAAGACGTCCTTTTTTGGAACCTGCGATATCACTAAGTTTTCTTTTCATTCCAGTATTTAAATTGAGAATATCTTTAGCAGTTTGAACATATATCTCTCCTGCATAAGTCAAAATCATTGAACTAGCGCTCCTATCAAATAATTTTACACCTAAATTATTTTCTAATCTCATAATATATTGGCTTAAAGAAGGCTGAGTTATGTACAATTTTTTTGCTGCTTTAGAAATACTTTTTTCTTCTGCAATAGCCATTACGTATTCAAATTGATAAATATCTATTTTGATCACCTCCTTTTTTATATAGTTTTATCCTATGGATATTATAATAATAATAACATTTTACACTTACTTCATGAAGGATTACAATATAATTATTAAATAATTATTTAATGATTCGTAATAATCACAATAATCGAAATAGTGGAAATATATAATGCATGCATATAGAATAATATAACGACTCTAATATAAAAATCTATTGAATATTCAATTTAAACTCTGGTAATAAAAGCATAAATATTGAATGGTAAATTATAAACTTAGAGTTATGTCCATAAATCTTATGATGAAAAAATAATGATAAGTAGTTTATACTACAAGGGATTTGTTAAAACAAATAAATTGGGAAGTGATGTATAAATGATTGACATTAAGGATCGTGTCCGTAACAAAGCTTTGCATTCTAAAATTGTTACTGCAGAGGAGGCAGCAGCGATCATCAAACCAAACATGAACGTTGGTGTTAGTGGTTTTACTCCATCAGGTTATCCGAAGGCAGTTCCATTAGCTTTGGCTGAAAGAATGAAAAAAGAAAAATTCAAAATTAACCTATGGACAGGAGCTTCAGTTGGCAGTGAACTTGATGGAGCATTATCGGAAGCCAACGGTATTTCAAGAAGGTTACCGTATCAAACCAATAAAAGCTTGCGTAATAAAATTAATAATGGAGAGATTCAATATGTTGATCTTCATCTTAGTCATGTTGCGCAGATGGTTCGTTATGGTTTTCTGGATAAAGTTGATGTTGCTATTGTGGAGGCTTGTGCTATTACTGAAGAAGGTTATATTATTCCAACAACATCACTTGGAAACACAGCCTCTTATGTTCAAAGTGCTGATATTGTGATTGTAGAAATAAATACCACTCAGCCATTGGAATTGGAAGGTATGCATGATGTCTATATACCAATGGATCCTCCTAATCGAGTACCAATTCCACTTATTAAGATCAACGATCGAATTGGGACTACTTATATTCCAGTTGATCATGATAAAATTACTTATATTGTGCCTTGTGATCGTCCAGATGTTACACGTTCACTATCAGAAATTAGTGACGATGACTTAGCAATAAGTAGTAATTTGATTGATTTTTTCAATTCTGAAGTCAAACACGGTAGGTTACCAAAAAATTTATTGCCATTGCAATCAGGTGTAGGATCTGTGGCTAATGCTGTTACAGCTGGTATAGTAAGATCTCAATACACACACCTCAACGTTTATACGGAAGTTATTCAGGATGGAATGTTTGATCTTATTGATGCTGGAAAACTGGACTTTGCATCTGGAACTGCATTGTCTCCTTCGCCAGAGGGTTTAAAGCGATTTTATGAAAATATTGATGAATATCGTAATAAGATTTTACTTCGTCCACAAGAAATATCTAACAATCCAGGAATAGCTAGACGGTTGGGAGTAATAGCTATGAATACGGCTATAGAATTTGACATATATGGTAATGTTAATTCTAGCCATATTATGGGGAGTAAGATGATGAATGGTATTGGTGGTTCGGGTGATTTTGCTCGTAATGGCTACCTAACAATTTTCTTTACTAAATCCACTGCTAAGAATGGCGCCATTTCTTCAATTGTTCCAATGTGCTCACATGTTGATCATACTGAGCATGATACTGATGTTTTCATTACTGAGCTTGGAATAGCAGATGTTCGTGGTCTTAGTCCTAAAGAACGTGCACGTGTTATTATTAATAACTGTGTTCATCCTGATTATAAGCCTATGCTGGTGGATTATTTGGAAAGGGCAGAGAAGGAAACAGGTTTTGCACATACACCTAACCTTCTTGATGAGGCCTTATCTTGGCACTCCAGATTTTTAAGTACAAAATCAATGAAATTAAACGGATAGACATATACTGACAATTACTTTATAAATAATGATAATGAAAAGGAGAAAAAGAGTATGGCTAATGAATCAATAAAAGCTAAAATGCAGACGTATAATGCCAAAGTAGAAAAGGTTTCTGTGAAATTTCCAGAACGAAAAAATCTTGCACACAATAGATTATATACTCCGCTAGATGTCAAAGAATTTGATTATGAGAGCAAATTAGGCTTTCCAGGACAATATCCTTATACAAGAGGTGTACAACCTACTATGTATCGAAGTCGTTTTTGGACTATGCGTCAATATGCTGGATTTTCCAGTGCAGAAGAATCAAATAAACGATATAAATATCTTCTAGATCAAGGACAAACTGGTTTATCATGTGCCTTTGACTTGCCAACTCAAATTGGTTACGATTCAGATGATGAGATTGCTGATGGTGAAGTTGGTAAAGTAGGAGTACCAATAGACTCTTTAGCTGATATGGAGGTACTTTTCAAAGATATTGATCTTAGTAAGGTTTCAACATCAATGACTATAAATGCACCAGCAATGGTATTATTAGCAATGTACATTGTAGTAGCGGAGAAACAAGGTATTTCAGCTGATAAACTTAAAGGAACTATTCAAAATGATATACTGAAAGAATATTCAGCTCGTGGTACTTATATTTTTCCACCTAAACCCTCTATGAGGCTTATTACTAACATATTCGAGTATTGTTCTAAAAACGTTCCAAAGTGGAATACTATATCGATTTCAGGATATCACATCCGTGAAGCTGGAGCATCAGCAATTCAGGAAATAGCATTTACTATTGCTGATGGTATAGCTTATGTTGAAGCAGCCATTAAAGCTGGCTTAAATGTTGATGATTTTGCTAAGAGACTTTCCTTTTTCTGGGATGTTCATAATGACTTTTTAGAAGAAATTTGCAAATGTCGAGCTGCACGTCGTGTATGGGCTAAAGTTATGAAAGAAAGGTTCAGTGCACAGGAGCCTAAGTCTATGATGCTTCGTACTCATATGCAAACTGCAGGATCCATGCTTACTGCTCAACAGCCTGAAAATAATGTTGTACGTGTTGCATTACAGACAGCAGCTGCTGTTTTAAGTGGAACTCAGTCACTACATACCAACTCTAAAGATGAAGCATTAGCTTTGCCAACAGAAGACTCAGTGCGTGTAGCTTTGAGAACTCAGCAAATTGTTGCTTATGAAAGTGGTTTGGCTGATGTAGTTGATCCACTAGCTGGTTCTTACTATATTGAAGCTTTGACTGATAAAATAGAACAAGGATGTTGGGATTATATCAAGAAGATTGATGATATCGGTGGTGCTGTTGAAGCTATTGAAAAAGGCTATATTCAGAGAGAAATTCAAGAAAGCGCATATAAATGGCAAACTGCAGTGGAAAGTGGAGAACGAATTATCGTTGGTGTAAATAAATTTCAGATTGAAGAGCCACCAGTAAAGGGGCTTCTTCATGTAGATGAGTCCGTTTGTGAATTACAGAAAGAAAAATTAGCTAAAGTGAAAGATAAACGAAATAATGATGCACTTAAAGTAAAATTGGTTGCATTGGAAGAAGCCGCAAGAAATGAAAATAAAAACTTAATGCCATTTGTAATTGAAGCTGTTAAAGAATATGGAACTCTTGGTGAAATTTGTGGTGTACTACGTAAAGTATTTGGTGAATATCAACCACATGATAGTTTATAAACAAGGAGGAATAATCATGGAAAAACATATTAGAGTATTAGTAGCTAAACCAGGTCTTGATGGACATGATCGTGGAGCTAAAGTCGTAGCACGTGCTCTTCGTGATGCTGGCTTTGAGGTAATCTATACTGGACTTAGACAGACACCAGAAGTTATTGTGGAAACAGCATTGCAAGAAGATGTGAATGTAATTGCTGTGAGCATATTATCTGGTTCACATAACACTTTATTTCCGAAGATAATTGCACTAATGAAGCAAAAAAATATGAGCGATGTACTTCTGATTGGTGGTGGAGTTATTCCAGATGAAGATATACCAGGGCTTAAGAAAGCTGGAGTTGCCGAAATATTTGGACCGGGAACTCCTACACAAGTAACTATTGATTATATCAATGAAAATGTAAAATAGTATTATAAGGTAAGGTAGTCGATAATATTTTTCGGCTATCCTTAGTTCTCATAATATGTACAAATAAGGTGGTGCAGATCTAATGGATATTGTTCAGGAACTTTTGAATGGATCGCCGTGTGCTTTAGCACGGGCTATTACAGCAATAGAAAATGAATACGATGATGCATTTTCTATTATGAAAAAAATATATCCACATACTGGTCGATCGCATGTAATTGGGATTACGGGACCGCCTGGAGCAGGCAAAAGCACTCTGACCGATAAATTGGCTAAGCAATATCGTAAGCAAGGAAAAACAGTTGGAATTATTGCAGTTGATCCTACTAGCCCGTTTTCTGGTGGTGCAATTCTTGGTGATCGTATCAGGATGAATGAATTGACTACTGATCCAGGAGTGTTTATACGCAGTATGGGAACTCGTGGAAGTCTTGGAGGTCTAGCACTTAAGACTTCTGATGTTGTAAAAATTATGGATGCAGCTGGTAAAGATATTATCTTTATTGAAACTGTTGGAGTAGGTCAGTCTGAAGTGGATATCGTTAAAGCGGCTGATACGACAATAGTGACTTTGGTTCCTGGTTTAGGTGATGATATCCAGGCTATCAAAGCTGGAATTCTTGAAATTGGCGATATTTTTGTGATAAACAAAGCTGATCGTGATGGAGTTGAACGATTAAATATCGAACTTGAAATGATGCTTAACTTAAATCAGAATGTTGTAGATTGGCGTCCACCTGTTAAAAGAACAATTGCCAGTGATGGTAGTGGCGTAGATGAACTAATAAGTAAGATAGAAGAACATATTAGCTATCTTAATCACTCTAATAAATTGGCTATTCGTCGAACAAAGCGCACACGAGATGAGCTTTTATCACTTCTTAATGAACAGATTAGTCGCCATATGATAGAAAAGATAACAGTATCTGGTGAACTTGATTCACTGGTAACTAGTATTGAACAACGAATGCACGATCCTTATACTGTTGTTTCTAAATTATTAAGTAATTATTTGCGTTAATATTAATTTGTAAATAAATGGAGGTAATCTTATGTTTAATGTTTTGA harbors:
- a CDS encoding S1C family serine protease, with protein sequence MIISKIFKAISTILINLLITSTFSGCSFNKNSSSAQESTPNTNSSNVSPITTAAEKIIPSVVGITTTFASNRNKEVQGVGSGMIIDGSGYILTNNHVAGTDAKSIKVSLYDGRDVSANPVWSNEGLDLSIIKVNEKNLTPVQLGDSSKVRIGETAIAIGNPLGLKFQRTVTSGIISAINRTIQASEGTFMEDLIQTDASINPGNSGGPLSNINGEVIAINSAKITSAEGIGFAVPINIVKPVLKSLKETGKFNTPVIGIVGFDKSMAGYLDINFEKGIYIYDIAAGSGSYEAGLKKGDIILSINGKELKSMNDLRETVYTIGASNTAKVTAKTSTGTKDFNVKIKSSS
- a CDS encoding PhzF family phenazine biosynthesis protein; the encoded protein is MQIKVYTLNAFAKTHNGGNPAGVILNADSLSVNDMQKIAEKVGFSETAFVKKSNNADFKINFFTPNKEVDLCGHATIGTFYLLASKGIIKSGQYTQETKAGILKVECRNNNMIYMNQTKPKFYEVLNKVYIADSLNIDEEEIMNDIPIQIVSTGLKDILIPIKSLKSLYKIKPDFEKISYISKNQNVVGYHVFTLETEHDSTAHCRNFAPLYHIDEEAATGTSNGALSCYLYKYGLVSQKNVESLSFEQGYSMKKPSEILASLIVDNEEINEVKVGGIALNIKEINIEL
- a CDS encoding LysR family transcriptional regulator, which codes for MIKIDIYQFEYVMAIAEEKSISKAAKKLYITQPSLSQYIMRLENNLGVKLFDRSASSMILTYAGEIYVQTAKDILNLNTGMKRKLSDIAGSKKGRLVMGVPHQAGRHVLPLVLPEFHRQYPEIEIVIKEDVTMRLEEMLINGKIDIAILNLPMQNEKILYETIATERVFLVAPKDHRICDSKMFSGDNCKIDFNSLKDEPFILLEDGQRMRLLMDEIFKRANFKPNVLMEIKNLDTAYCIAAAGMGFTLVPENVVWLLNVDANQYNNFFNR
- a CDS encoding acetyl-CoA hydrolase/transferase family protein — protein: MIDIKDRVRNKALHSKIVTAEEAAAIIKPNMNVGVSGFTPSGYPKAVPLALAERMKKEKFKINLWTGASVGSELDGALSEANGISRRLPYQTNKSLRNKINNGEIQYVDLHLSHVAQMVRYGFLDKVDVAIVEACAITEEGYIIPTTSLGNTASYVQSADIVIVEINTTQPLELEGMHDVYIPMDPPNRVPIPLIKINDRIGTTYIPVDHDKITYIVPCDRPDVTRSLSEISDDDLAISSNLIDFFNSEVKHGRLPKNLLPLQSGVGSVANAVTAGIVRSQYTHLNVYTEVIQDGMFDLIDAGKLDFASGTALSPSPEGLKRFYENIDEYRNKILLRPQEISNNPGIARRLGVIAMNTAIEFDIYGNVNSSHIMGSKMMNGIGGSGDFARNGYLTIFFTKSTAKNGAISSIVPMCSHVDHTEHDTDVFITELGIADVRGLSPKERARVIINNCVHPDYKPMLVDYLERAEKETGFAHTPNLLDEALSWHSRFLSTKSMKLNG
- a CDS encoding acyl-CoA mutase large subunit family protein: MANESIKAKMQTYNAKVEKVSVKFPERKNLAHNRLYTPLDVKEFDYESKLGFPGQYPYTRGVQPTMYRSRFWTMRQYAGFSSAEESNKRYKYLLDQGQTGLSCAFDLPTQIGYDSDDEIADGEVGKVGVPIDSLADMEVLFKDIDLSKVSTSMTINAPAMVLLAMYIVVAEKQGISADKLKGTIQNDILKEYSARGTYIFPPKPSMRLITNIFEYCSKNVPKWNTISISGYHIREAGASAIQEIAFTIADGIAYVEAAIKAGLNVDDFAKRLSFFWDVHNDFLEEICKCRAARRVWAKVMKERFSAQEPKSMMLRTHMQTAGSMLTAQQPENNVVRVALQTAAAVLSGTQSLHTNSKDEALALPTEDSVRVALRTQQIVAYESGLADVVDPLAGSYYIEALTDKIEQGCWDYIKKIDDIGGAVEAIEKGYIQREIQESAYKWQTAVESGERIIVGVNKFQIEEPPVKGLLHVDESVCELQKEKLAKVKDKRNNDALKVKLVALEEAARNENKNLMPFVIEAVKEYGTLGEICGVLRKVFGEYQPHDSL
- a CDS encoding cobalamin B12-binding domain-containing protein, which translates into the protein MEKHIRVLVAKPGLDGHDRGAKVVARALRDAGFEVIYTGLRQTPEVIVETALQEDVNVIAVSILSGSHNTLFPKIIALMKQKNMSDVLLIGGGVIPDEDIPGLKKAGVAEIFGPGTPTQVTIDYINENVK
- the meaB gene encoding methylmalonyl Co-A mutase-associated GTPase MeaB, translating into MDIVQELLNGSPCALARAITAIENEYDDAFSIMKKIYPHTGRSHVIGITGPPGAGKSTLTDKLAKQYRKQGKTVGIIAVDPTSPFSGGAILGDRIRMNELTTDPGVFIRSMGTRGSLGGLALKTSDVVKIMDAAGKDIIFIETVGVGQSEVDIVKAADTTIVTLVPGLGDDIQAIKAGILEIGDIFVINKADRDGVERLNIELEMMLNLNQNVVDWRPPVKRTIASDGSGVDELISKIEEHISYLNHSNKLAIRRTKRTRDELLSLLNEQISRHMIEKITVSGELDSLVTSIEQRMHDPYTVVSKLLSNYLR